In Streptomyces sannanensis, the DNA window TGGGCCGTGGACAGCGGACTGGTCGCCGCGCCCGACGACGGCTCCGTCCAGGTCCGTATCGACGTCCCCTCGGGGAGGGTCTCCGCCACCGTGCACCGCGAGGCCGGCCGCACCACCGGCATCACCTTCCGCAACGTCCCGGCCAGGGTGGCCGCCCGCAAGATCCCCGTCGCCACCAGCCGGGGCATGGCCGACGTCGACATCGCGCACTCGGGAGCCTGCTACGCCTCGGTGCCCGCGGCACAGCTCGGCCTCGACGTGAACGTCGCCTCGCTGGACGAGCTCGTGCGCGCCGGCCAGGAGGTCCGGGCAGCACTGGCAGGCCATCCCGCCACCTGGCACCCCGACAGTCCGCTGCTGTCCGGCGTCTACGGCGTGATCCTCTACGAGGAGCTGCCCGACACCCCCCAGGGGCCCGCGCAGCGCAATGTCACCGTCTTCGCCGACGGCCAGATCGACCGGTCACCGTGCGGGTCCGGCACCTCCGCCCGTCTCACGCTGCTCGCCGACGACGGCAGGCTGGGCCCGGGCGACACCCTGCACCACGAGTCGGTCATCGGCACCGTCTTCACCGGCCGGGTCGTCCCCGGTACGGGCGAAGGCATCGTCACCGAGGTCACCGGCACCGCACACCGGACCGGGGAGCACACCTTCGTACTGGAGCCCGGCGACAGCCTGGCGACCGGATTCCTGCTGTGAGAGGCCAGGCCGTGAAAGACCTCCTGTTCATCGACGCGGACGACATCGCCCGCGCACTGTCCCCCTCCGCCGCGGCCGACGCCGTGGCGGATGTCCTGAGGGCGGGCCTCGACCCGGAGACCTGCCCGCCCCGCGCCAACGTCCCCGTACCGGCGGGAGAGTTGCTGCTGATGCCCGCCGCCGCCGGGGCGTACGCGGGAGTGAAGATCGCGGGTGTGGCCCCGGCCAACCCCGGGCGCGGGCTTCCCCGCATCACCGGCGGCTACCTGCTGCTGGAGGGCGCCACCCTGATGCCCGTGGCGCTCCTGGACGGCGCCGCGCTGACGTCCCTGCGCACCCCGGCGGTCTCCGCCGTGGCCATCCGGCACCTGGCCGAACCCGACGCCGGGCACCTGGTGCTCTTCGGCGCCGGCCCGCAGGCGTACGGCCATCTGGAAGCGGCCCTCGCAGAAAGGCCGTTGACCAGGCTGACCGTCGTGTCGCGTACCGCGTCGGCCGCCGAGGCCCTCGTCGCGCACGCCCGTACGGCATTCGGCCTCGACGCCCGCACCGGAACCCCGGACGAGGTGTCCGGCGCCGATCTGGTCGTCTGCTGCACCACGGCACGCGAGCCGCTCTTCGACGGACGACTGGTTCCCGAGCACGCCACCGTCGTCGCCGTCGGCTCGCACGAACCGGACGCCCGCGAGACGGACACCGCGCTGGTGAGCCGCTCCCGTGTCTTCGTCGAGGCGCGCTCCGTCGCACTGCGGGAAGCCGGAGATCTGATCATTCCGGTGCGTGAAGGGGCCCTCGAGCCCGGCCGGATCGTCGGTACGCTCGCGGATCTCGTGTCCGGCCGGACCGCCCCCGGACCCGGTGGCCCCCGCTTCTTCAAGAGCGTGGGCATGGCCTGGCAGGACCTCGCCGTCGCGGCCGCGGTCCACCGGGCCGTCGAGCGAAGGGGGCGCGGTTGTGTCGAAAGGGAGAACGCGCGCAGGGTCCCGACGAAGGAGGGACCCGAGCACGATCGACCGTCGACACAGCCTTGAGCGCCCCGTGGGGGTCCCCCCGGGCGAAGTCTGGCGGAGAACCGAGCCAAGGTTCGGACGCCCAGCGCAACGTGACATTGTACGCTGGGTGCCCGGCGAACACTCGGAGGAACGACCATGGGCGACCTGAAGCAGCGCACTCTGATCACTGCCCGGGAGCGGCTGCGTGACCAGGTCGCCCAGGCCCTGCACGCCGCACTGATCGCCGGCGAACTGCGCCCCGGCCAGATCTACTCCGCGCCCGGTCTCGCCGCCGACTTCGGCGTCTCGGCCACCCCCGTGCGCGAGGCGATGCTCGACCTCGCGCGCGAGGGGCTGGTCGAACCCGTACGCAACAAGGGTTTCCGGGTCACGGAGTTGAGCGAGCGTGACCTCGACCAGTACACCGAACTGCGCGCCCTCATCGAGGTTCCCACCATCGGCAGGGTCACCGAGAAGTGCTCCCGGGACACGCTCGAGGATCTCCGTCCCCTCGCCGAGGCCATCGTGGAGTGCGCCCGCGCGCACGACCTCATCGGCTATCTGGAGGCGGACCGCCGCTTCCACCTCGCCCTCCTCGCCCTGTCCGGCAACGACCGGCTGGTCGAGACGGTCGGTGATCTGCGCAAGCGCTCCCGGCTGTACGGCCTCACCGCGCTCGACGAGCGCGGTGAGCTGATCTCCTCCGCCGAGGAACACCTCGAGCTCCTCGACCACATGGTGGCCGGTGACGCGAAGGCCGCCATGGCCTGCATGGCACGGCATCTCGGGCACGTACGTTCCGTGTGGGCAAAGGAGGGCGAGGAACCCGTCTGAGGAGTGACCGAACGGAGCCCCGGCCGCCGGTGGCCACTCCCGGGACCGCGCCCATGGGGTCGTCGTACGTCCGACGCAACGCGATATCCGCATCAATGCGTGTACGTCGTCAACATGCCACGCCCTGTCAGCGCCCGTCGACCTCGTGCACGGCCTGACTGAATGGTTCATGGACTCCGTTCGGCGTGCGGGATTGGACCAGGTGACGTCCGAGCGCGTGGTGCGCGCTGTGTGCCACTTCGCTCCCGAGCTGCCCGCTGGTGCCACAGTCGGCGCTCACCGTGGCCGCACCGCTCGTGCTCATGGCCGTGGCGGTGGGGGTGAGCGCGAATGCCGACTCCAAGCGCCAGGAGGCCATCGAACACATCACAGAACTGCTGGAGCAACTGCACGAACAGAAGCTCGAAGACGAGCACAGCGAACTCGATGGCTGCCGCGATGCCATCGACAAAGCCACCGCCATTCTGCTCGATCAGGGCAAGCTCGGTGTCTCGCTGGGACTGGACTCGGCAGTGCATGCCATCAACACGGCGCTGGGCGCCGCTGACCGCCGCCTTGCCCGGTGGCAGAGCGCACTCGACAAGTTGCCCGATGGCAAGGCCGTCGAGATCGGCACGCTGACCGAGTCGTTCCCCGGAGTGGACGACCATGGCGGCACGTTCCGCACGCACCTCGAACTCGCTGCCCTGGCCATTGCGCTGAAGCGGCGGGTCAACGTCCTCCAGGCCGTCGAGCATGCGCAGAGCGATCCTGGCAACTTGTTCGAGAGCTTCGCCCGCGCACTCAAGCGGGACCAGCAGCGCCTCGACGAAATGGAGTCGGGTATCGCCGGTGTCCTGGAACGCCTGTCGACGCTGGAGCTGGCACGCCCGAACAGTTTGCGACCCGTCTTCACGACTGGTGAGATGCGCGCGGCACACCGGCTTCACAAGTTGGGCGACGGCGTCACGGTCAACAGCCGCACGACAGACGTGGCGATTGAGATCGCCCGCAACAAGGACGGCTCGGTGGTCGTGTTCCCTGCGCTGCCCGCGGAGGCGTAGGCGCGTTCGCACTCACTTGGTCAGTGGTGCAGGACAGCCCGAAACCTCGAACGCGGTTGGGGCAACGCGAGCACGACGTGCCTGATGCCTGCGGAGACGCTTCCTGGAGCGTGCGGTCTCCTCCTGCACGGCAACGCTGCGCGGCCTGCGAGCACCCGTCTCGGCCACGTCCTCGGAGAGTGTCCTGATCGTGAGCGGGGAGCAGGATCCGCGCGCGGCCGAGCACGAGGCCGACGCCCGCGCCGGCCAGGGGCCCTTGCAGCAGCTTCCCCAAGGCCCCGCTCGCTCTCACACGGAACAAGCGGGGCGAACCGGCGTCAGTCGGTCGAGGAGCCGGGGGCCCCCGGGCTCTGGCTGGGGATTCCGGTCTGCTCCGGGCTCTGGGCGGGTGCGGGGATCCGGTCCGTGGCAGAGGGCGCGGCGAAGACCTCGTCGAGGGTGGTCGCGTCGATGGCGCGGTCGAACCAGAGATCCAGGACCGGCATGTCCGTACAGGTGGTGACGCGCTGTCGGGTCTCTTCCGTCATCGGGAAGCCACGGCGCTCCATCAGGCGCAGCAGTTGCTCGGCCTTTCCGGCCACGCGCCCTTCCTCGCGCCCTTCCTCGCGTCCTTCTTCCTGTCCTGCGAGGCGGGCGTCGCCCACGATGGTGCCTCGCCTGGGGGTGAAGAGGGTCTTCATCAGGTTCCTCCAGATCTCCCGGGCGTGTTCGCTGCCCAGGCCGTCCTCGATCAGTCCCGCCAAGTCGTCCCGGGCTTCGCGGTCCGCGTCCTGAGCCAATGCCTCGCCCACCACCGTCAGTATGCCCTCGATGTCCGGGTCGTTGCTGTGGATCCACAGGCAGAACGCGGCGAAGTCCAGGTCGGCCGCAGCTTCCTGAACCTGGTTCACGCGCGGAACATTGAACGGCCCCAGCACATGAGGAACCGTCACCTGGGTGGGGCGCCCCACGCCGGTACTCAGAGGTCTGGCCGCCCATGCTGCCGTCGCCGTGTCCACGCACAGGACCAGCAGGACGACCTCGAGCTTGTACCGGTCACGCAGGTAAGCGATGTAGTACGGCCACGAGGTCTCCTTCTTCGTCTCGACGCCGGTCTGCGCCTCGACCAGCAGGATGAACGGATCACGTCCGTCGGGACGGACCACCCGCAGCACGGAGTCCATGTGCCGGGTGAACATCTTCGGGGCGCCGGAGGCGTCCGTCGGGAGAGGCTCGGTGGTGACACCGGGCGGGATCCCGAGTCCCAGGAGGTCCAGCGCACGGTTCAGCGCTTTCGGACGTCCCGGCAGGAAGCCGTGCAAGGTGTCGTGACTGACATTAGGCATGATCTGAAACTATTTACGGAACAACAACATTATTTGGCGTTTGGTCTGTAATCACCCGTTCGGCTGAGCCCCCTGGACTTGACGCCGAGGTGGCGCGGCCAGGGCGGCTATGGGGTGTCACGCTTCGGGCGGTGCGGAGAGCACCGCCCGGACGGTCTTGCCGCTGGGCGGGGAGGGGACGCAGTCCCAGTGGTCGGCGAGGGCGGCCACGAGCAACAGGCCGCGCCCGCCGGGGCGGAGCGGATCGGGTTCGGTGTCCGCCGGAGGGATTGGCGGGCGCAGGTCCCCGCAGGCGTCGGTGACCTCGACGCGCAGGCGGCCGGCCACCGGGTCGAGGACGAACGTGAGCCGGAAGCAGCGGCCGGGTAGGCGGCCGTGGAGAACGGCATTGGCGGCGAGTTCCCCAACGATGACTTCGGCACGCTCCGTGAGGTCCTGCGGGACGCCCCAGGATCGCAGCTCGGTTACAGCGAGGAGCCGGGCGAGCCGGGCGCCGCGCCGCGTGGACGACAGCAGTTGCGTGAAGGTGCCGGTGAGAGTGCCGACTTGGGGCGTTGCTTGGTTCATGACGCCAGAGTGGCGGTCGGGCGCGGGTGGGGACGAGTACGGCACCCCGTACGCCGAGTCAGCGTACGGACACGGGGAGTGGGCGGTGCGCCGGGTCTTCCGCCGCGTTGCGTGGTGAGCGCGGGTGTGACGTCGACCGATGGTCGGCCGTCTCGAGCCGTGGT includes these proteins:
- a CDS encoding proline racemase family protein; amino-acid sequence: MTVVRTTDYHTAGEPFRIVSEGLPAIPGDTVAERCANTIGAGGSGTAPRSGPLDDIRRLLVQEPRGHAGMYGGFVVPPDDDGAHLGVLFWHKDGFSTACGHGTIALGAWAVDSGLVAAPDDGSVQVRIDVPSGRVSATVHREAGRTTGITFRNVPARVAARKIPVATSRGMADVDIAHSGACYASVPAAQLGLDVNVASLDELVRAGQEVRAALAGHPATWHPDSPLLSGVYGVILYEELPDTPQGPAQRNVTVFADGQIDRSPCGSGTSARLTLLADDGRLGPGDTLHHESVIGTVFTGRVVPGTGEGIVTEVTGTAHRTGEHTFVLEPGDSLATGFLL
- a CDS encoding ornithine cyclodeaminase family protein — encoded protein: MKDLLFIDADDIARALSPSAAADAVADVLRAGLDPETCPPRANVPVPAGELLLMPAAAGAYAGVKIAGVAPANPGRGLPRITGGYLLLEGATLMPVALLDGAALTSLRTPAVSAVAIRHLAEPDAGHLVLFGAGPQAYGHLEAALAERPLTRLTVVSRTASAAEALVAHARTAFGLDARTGTPDEVSGADLVVCCTTAREPLFDGRLVPEHATVVAVGSHEPDARETDTALVSRSRVFVEARSVALREAGDLIIPVREGALEPGRIVGTLADLVSGRTAPGPGGPRFFKSVGMAWQDLAVAAAVHRAVERRGRGCVERENARRVPTKEGPEHDRPSTQP
- a CDS encoding GntR family transcriptional regulator, which gives rise to MGDLKQRTLITARERLRDQVAQALHAALIAGELRPGQIYSAPGLAADFGVSATPVREAMLDLAREGLVEPVRNKGFRVTELSERDLDQYTELRALIEVPTIGRVTEKCSRDTLEDLRPLAEAIVECARAHDLIGYLEADRRFHLALLALSGNDRLVETVGDLRKRSRLYGLTALDERGELISSAEEHLELLDHMVAGDAKAAMACMARHLGHVRSVWAKEGEEPV
- a CDS encoding ATP-binding protein → MNQATPQVGTLTGTFTQLLSSTRRGARLARLLAVTELRSWGVPQDLTERAEVIVGELAANAVLHGRLPGRCFRLTFVLDPVAGRLRVEVTDACGDLRPPIPPADTEPDPLRPGGRGLLLVAALADHWDCVPSPPSGKTVRAVLSAPPEA